The window tagttttttttaactaaaattttagGTAAGTTAGATCAGAAAAGATTTATcaacattaaaataaacatcAAAATTCTTATGAATACTTATAAACctacttataaattatttatcattaaatttttcaaaaaaattgaactgatattttttaagataaatttattatttaccaATTAAAAGAATCTTTATATGCAAATGTTAGTCCAGGTTCTTCTTTCTAAATCATTCAATTTGATCTTGTAAATTCTTTCTTCATAATGACGTATATTACTCCACGATACAACCTGTTTGTTTAGCATCATTTTCATAGTGACGGGAGAAAAGTATCGGTTCCCACATTTCCAAAACCTTaggcattttaaaattaattaattctataATTGTGTTACGTACAACGAATTATTAAGGTTATGTTAAGAAGTTagtcatatttttctcttttgtatataagtcatattttagtttaattgtaattaatttttcttgattctttCTGCCAATCGCTTTctaattaattctattttatagcTTTTAATCTGAATATATCAATCTTATAAACACTTACCTTTTAAGAGTATATTTTAGCTTTTAAGAATATATCACTCTTATAAACACTTACCTTTCTAGTACTAGCTAGTTAACATCATTACTTAAACGGATGAAATTTTTGCATTGTACGTTTGTAAATTATCTAACTCTTTTAAGCAAAGTCATACTTAAACGTAATTTGCACTAATTAATCACTGTACGTggactttcattttctttttcatttgtttcgtgtacgaatagatattatttgaaaatatataaaattatgaaaaatacagAAATTTTGGTCATAATTGACAAAGACAGTCAGCAATGTATATTGGGTTAAATCCATTGGTGGGGGCACTCACCAGCCATGAAAGAAGCTTGAGGTTGATATTGAGAGGGACGGgcatattaaaaaattggaaTTATGAGATGGGTTttgcatatttttcatatactaAAATGTTACGGGCGGGTGTCAATTTTGGCTGAAAAGAATCATGAAAATAGCGATTACAAAAGCACGAAGTTATACTTCTAAGTCTTTAATATTATCCATTATAATTCATTTAActgatttctttttctaatgttcttcttctttttatctttgTGAAAGTACTAATTgacattttcatttcatttgttcATTGAACAAATCAATTTCTTATTTAAACAAGACTgatcattacatatatattaattgtaataattatgtcttcttattttaaaaaaaaaatattcggaCATCTATTAcaagttgcaaaaaaaaatcatgatttcaatAATAGTTCAATTCATGATCATTGAAAAGTCATCCATGAAACAGCCAAGTCCATATATGattgatattaatatataaaagcaaaatataaataacaccaAACTGTAGAAATAGGATAAAGTTTTAATGCCACAAGAGTTTCAAAGGGCTCCATAAAACTTCAATACTAGAAGCCATGATGAGCAGAGTGGAAAGTGACAACACTGACATCTCGCGATGATTGTAGAAGAAAGGTCTTGCACGGACACCATGTAGCCACACcctcaaatcaaattaattatatgctGCATATGAGAGAATTGAATGATCATCTTCACTTTTGTTACGTCCAACATGCTAAAATATAGAGTAGGGTTAGGaatatgaattaatagcaaaataaaaataaaaacatagtcAATGATTACAATAATTAGTCTTATAATAGATAGATTGTCGTCTGACCCAACTTAGGTCTAATTATTCGACCCAATAATTAAGAATTACACAACATAAGTTAACCTAGTTAAGGAAATTTATTAGAATCTTGAGAGATCCCCAACATTTGAACCTATCTTATCTTTTTCCCTAGGGGGCAATTCCCCTTCTTCATGCGactcttatcttttctttttcaagattAGTAGAAAGATCTGTAAATTAAATATCATCTGAAACAGGAAAAAAAGGTATATTATCTTTCTATCCCTACCCTCTATTCCAactttttttgaaagataaagattaattgttaattttttagtttttttttttaatgagaagCATTTGAATCCATCTATTCCAACttcttaattttatcttttactaaTTTGAGTGTTTGAGTCATTAAGGTgacttttgatttccggcgtgTTTGGTAACACGGCTATTACCATTTGACGCGAAACCAGTAGAAGATACAAAGAGTAGCTTTTACATCTTTTGGAATACACTTGACGCAAAAATGAAGGAATTAATGGATTCTGGATGCGTATATCCTATGTATGGGATTTCTtaatttgaaagattcattgatATCAAGGCCGTGAGAGACATGTGATCACTCCCTAGGATATTATCGGTATAGAATAATTATgaacgaaataaaaattaagcGACAAATTgtggaattttaaaataattaagggaGCACTTCATTGCAGCTATGCATTATTGGTAATTAGACCATCTATATCGATTAGAACCTAATTAATGGACTGAAAGCGAAGTTTGAAAATAAGAGACACGTACGTTCTACATTGATATTGAATTATAAATTCAGTTTAATCCATGCAAAAAACAGAAATCTATTAATAATGGTATAATAATGTTCTTGTTAGTTAAGCTGGTCGAATTTTGTTTGttgacaagaagaaaaaaatctgcATACATCTTTGTGATGGTTGAAAGAGGACCTCTGTTTTTTGTGACTAAAAGTTTAGGAGGTAGAAGTTGTCTCATTTCAAGACTAGTGCAAGTGACATACCTTAACGTAAATTTATTGTGATACTAACAAATAACCTACCAATGATTGCCCAATAACTAACTCAAGATCCGTTTATTAATGTTGTTCCATCCTACAAGAGACACCATCAAAATTCCCTATCAAATATGTAATAGgattttcttgttaaaaatagtttattgtACCAATTCagttaattttattctaaaattcaaTGGAATTCTTAAgtacataattaaaatacatgtttaaccataaattttataataatacacATGTATCACGATAACTGAAATTAATTCTAGTTATAAATCAtgtaaacttttttaattttatctataaaaataaaaaataaatactaataatttacgaTAACTTATACATTTTACTCAATTAAGTCAGTTAAATCAATTAACTTGATGAATCATATAAATCCTAAGCctagtaaataaaattaagttacttagattaaaaaaataaaaattgtaagtaCTAATATTGTTGGATATTCAATAGTTTCACATGCAAAGTAGGTATGAATACTTAAAACCGAAAAGCATAGAAATATAAGCATTCAACTATATGAAAGGTCAGAGCCTTAGCCTGCAGGTGAATCCACGTGGCACCCTATGATTGGTAGATTGGGATGTCGGTCACACTCTTTCTCTATTATTGCGGGGGAAGGGAATGAGTAGTAGTAGTTATTGTGTCATATGGATGCCAGGTTGGCTAAACAATGCCACCTTCACAATCACACACCAAACCTAATCACACATATGATTTATTTTCGTCAACATAATAAATTCACGTAAACAGCCTTTTCACGTTTTTTAACCCTAACGTTATGTTGCTTGAGACTTTAAACTAACCATAATTCATAACTTTATGATAGGAGCATATTATGTTTACATTTGAAAATTccatttaaactaaaataagtCTCTAGTCAATATAGTAGACGTACGTTTCCTCTTGTTGACTAAATTATGAGAGACATTGTCAAACACTCAAAATCAAAAATAGTATGTAGGTACCTTTCAAgtagaaaattataattaatagcaAATCTTgataagttaattataaatatatagtatCTGTCCATTTCATCGTTAACACACACTCATACGTACGTGTAAGATAAGATTCATggccttttcttcttttttttccaggTAATTAAGTATCATACATGACTTTGCTCACATGCTTTAGTGGAGATCgaattattcttttcttctgtATCTAGTGAATTTATATTCAAAAACCCACGGCTAACTCCATTCCTCTCCAATCCCTATCACTTTTGTGAATACATTGTATTTGTGTTTACATTGGGAGTCACATATTATGGATGTCTAATTAATTTAGCAATAGGGGATGGTGCCCACAAACTAATAGACCTATAGCTTCCTTATATAAATGGAATCATAATGAAGATCGTGTAATGCCACATCACTAAGCTGGATTTAATTATGCAATATTCATATTATCCTATTTATAGTACTTAATGGCCCTGGATTGTCATAGAGGTGTAGTACTAGTATATATCTTTCGAGCTATTTGCAATTAATCATTCTTTCTGTTCTCACTAATTTATAAGAATGGAAATAGGGATGTGATTATGGGAATTGAGAAAAAGTGGATGATGTAGATGATAATAGAAAATGAGAATCTTTTTCGGATGCATGGTACGCCATCTCAATAATTATTCGGGCACGTAAGAACTCATCCACTAGCTGGTTGGTTGCATTATTGGTTTCAACTTTGATGCTGACCCTTATTCAACGGCCTTTTAAGTTTCTGTTTCACAAATCCTATTCTGAGGAAGGGAGAGGAATTTTCTATGGTCCCGATGAACAAGTTTGCAATGTGTACGACTTGTCCCATATTTGCTACAATATTCAGGCACAGAAGCATAGGCCTAATTAACACTGTAATTAGTTATTTCGTGGAATCACctcattctctctctccctctccctcttctTACGCGGTTTGTTTAATTTGGGCCTAGTGCCTAGCTACCAATGCCCACGGTTTTGGAATTCCACTCAAGATCAAAGGATGGTCCCTAACACATGAACCCACAAGATGTTCTGATCACTGCCATGTGCTGTAATCTCAACAGTATTTTCAGTACTTTTTCTTAATGAATTTTTTGAGATATTCCCAAGCTCAAATGTTGGTGAGGTGGAGATTTTGTTAACcgtttttctttctaaatataaaaattacctCACTCACTATGACAAAAATCAAGTTCACTGTTATGAGATACATGGTAAGGATATACGTGTTCATGTACCATTTACAATTTGTCacgttttacattattattaaaagatCAGCTCCAATGGAGATGTTTGAATCGTGTTTGCACATTAAGGACCAAGTTTAATAAGAATCTTTATGGGAGCTTGCGCTTATCAAACATTACTCAGGTACCAAGTACTTTTCCTCTTCTTTATGGACCCAATTATGTCacgataatattaaaaaatagcaaaaaattaatgctaaaaaaatgttgggtgAATATCCAAAATGGTTATTGAAAGTATGAGGTGTTTTCACGTTAATCTCTGaaagtaataatatttaaaaaagtcTTTAACATTATAATTTGTCATTTACTTTAGTTTTCAAAAAGTCATGACTTAagtgaaaatattaatatattttataagattaaagTGATATTAAACCGTTAGGTTTAGGGATTAAAGTAAGATtcattttgacttttttttactttcagaaaCTAATACGGCAATATTTTATACTatcgaaaaataaaatgataatttatccTAACATGAAAGGATTTAAGATCATTAATGAAACCCatttagtgaaatttttaaaatggttgAATTGAATATAAGGGTTGTTCAAAttgtaagaaataaataaataatgtgtaataatagaatctataatatatatatatatatatatatatatatatatatatatatatatatataaaggaacaTTAGATTGAACATGCTTAGGTCTTCCTTTAAAGAAAACTCAATACATGACACATGATACGTTAAATTTGTTATGTAATCTGCAAGATTATCGAGAAAGCTATATATGTCtggaatatatattttattcttataaagcTTTATTGCAATTTGTATCAAGCTTTTGACCATTATCAAATCTCCATTGTTAACTACATCAGATGCATTCACTAGTGTTGAAGCAAAAGGGGTGTATGCGTTGTCCTATATCTGTGAGGCATTCTAATTGATAAATAACCTTAaagtagaaaaaagaaaaagaaaaaacatttatagTATATAGACTATTGTAACCCCCATTTTGTATTGACAAGTGCCCCCATAATTCTCTACATATTATCAAGCAACAATTCTCTCAAAATGTCCAAGCCTATTATCAGCCAATCTTGAACCATAGGTTGAATTCTTGTACTCAAACCACGTAAATTCTTTATATAagctttcttttcctttcatgAGAGAAGGTAATGGCGCTATTTTTTCACTCAAAGGTGGACCTCCAAAGTAAATCATTGAGAGCCTAGACTTAAATCCATTTGCCAAAACTCTATGTCTCACACTCCGAAATCTTCCATTGGTCATAACCTATATTGATGCACGAccaaaaacaagaacaaaaaaaataaacatacaatAGACATGTTAGAATACTagtcaataacaataatatatatatatatatatatatatatatatgacaaacctcttttgaataaaatattattccaTACTAACATAAGGTTAAAGCAAAACTTTTTGCTCTTGCTttccaattttcttttttaattttttttcatggtaAAGGGTTGTGGGAGCTGAATAACCAAGTGGAAATGTAATAATTAACGAGTCAACCCAAATTTTTGCAGACACATTTTCAAAAAAGTActtaaaagaaaggaaaagtttgtatttattttttatttttcacttatcCAAAGAAACAGGGAAGTCCTAAAggaaatgagattttttttttcatttaactttttaGTATGAACCAATAATATGCTTTGTGTTGTACCTGAAGAGAATCACCAACATTTATGAAGAAAGATTTGTGATCAGGTGGGACTGAAATCCAGTTTCCATCTCTAAGAAAAATCTGAAGGCCTGAAGTGTTGTTGGACCTAAGTAAAGAAATGATTTGTGGGTCTGTATGTTCTCCGAACCCAATCAAGTTCTGACCATTCACGGCAAGTTCAGGACAAGCAGGGTAGTGATTCACCCTGAAAACAGAGTCACTCTGTTTATCCATCAGAAGCTTGCTAAACACATTCTTTTGCTGAATCTTCAATCCTTCTGCCATCAACTCAAGAATCTCGCATGCCATTTTTCTCACAGAAGACATGTAACTGTTTAATAGACACCTACAGTATAGCAACacgagaaaaaaataatcattttttcttaccataactttgttaatttatttatatatgtataagtTAATTTAGATTGGTCCGGTTTTTGTACTATTTTGAAATGGTACCTAAATTTTTCAGCATTTTTGCCATAAAAAGAGAAGTTGTGTTCTTGATTGGTGTTGAGAAGAAGGTACTCAACCCAACCAACATCCCCATTGTGTCCAATTTTCTTGCTACCATACCCAAATGGTTTGGGAGGCCCTGCTTTTTCCTTCTCATTGAGTGGCATAGAGAAGAACTTGAAGGCTTCGGATTCCAATTGGGATATAGCTTCAATGGGAACACCATGGTTGATGACTTTGAAGAATCCAAACTCCTCACAAGCCTTCACTATGAGGGTCTTTGCATCGGGTTTGGAGAGGTCCACTATGGGAATTGTTGAGGAGAATGCAGTTGGCATGTAGTTCTTGATGTAGGAGTATTGTTCTGTTGTTGCTTTGGACAGCAACACCATTTTTCTGGCTGCTTGCTCTGCCGTTGTTCTGTTTGGGGGTGTTAAGAAGTGGAGTGAATGGAAGGGAGAAGGTGACTAGTAGAGAGGAATAGAGAGAGGTTTGAAGGGCTTATGGAGAGTCAATAAATaagtgaaagagagaaaaacttaaTGAGGCTCTGAACAGAGGATGCTTGTGAGAAAAGCGGTTGTGTTCTTCGGTATTTATACCCAAAAATTGGTGGGGGcattgaaaaagaaagagtgggGAAAAGCAAGATGATTCAATGTCTAATAGGAGATCTTTGTGTGGGCCCTATATCAAGCACAGTTATTCTTTGACATTTGCTTCATCGTTCTACTAAAAAATTGAAGGCTACACTGAAAATGATAACATGCAGAAGGATGAGCTCCTGTTGGTTTAAGTGTTAAAACAAAGCATAAGAGGTGAAACATTACTGGGAGGGGAAGAAAATAAGGTGAAGattctttattaattattaatgtatcaaCTATCAAGGCAGGCAGCatataatatcataaaatattgTGAAGGACGTGCTAATTGGTATGGACATAAATTTCATCATACATTGGTGTAGGTATATGCTGGGGAAACTAGTCACATAGTGGGTATGACACACTTACAGAGCAATTGTCTCTGAAACGTAGGGAAATTGTTGCTGTCATCATCTGGTTCTGTCTATTTTCTGCTTTTCTGTAATTAGGAGTTCTGTTAATTTCCTTTGGactttcattttctgtttggTTGTGTTGTATTTTTGGGTTtggatacttttttttaatatttaaaaatgaaagatacATATTcaagtttataataattcatgtaTCAATCGATTGAACTAGACTTATTTGATGATTCGGGTATCCTTTATaccttattataattatattttttctttagctAAAATAAAAGTCGGTTTCTATCGaaggaaactaaaataaatatggcACTCACGAGGGATACtctgaaaaaaagttatttgagGGTAGGAAGTATGTGTAGTCAACATTATGAAAAGCTTGGCCTATAATTAGATCAGAACTTGTGAGTTGCATTGATGCCacgatattattattttttatttcgatATCAAGATGCCACGATATTATGTTCATGGAGCTAGCTGacatcaaatataagaaaatgtgGTTGACACACCACAAACAAATTCTGAGATGTCATGTTACTTTTTCGTACTATATTGGTCCATATGCATTTTTAAGGTAAGAGTAAGAATTAGCATAGAGAATCATTTTGTACAAAGTTAGTTCTACATGATTTGTCTCACTACTTATTTAGAGAGTgagaaaaattactattttttctttttttaaacataaaatcgTCATCAATAAGATAGgtacatatatatactttatgtTTTAAATGCATGTCTTCtcttcatattatatatatatatatatatatatatcattttaaaataatccataattaaaatacttttattatcATTGTgcatacttttaaattaattgttttaaaccttttattttttatgttaaaaacttCTCATAATCCTTAATCTCAACTGCTTATAATATAAATGGACTACTTTAAAATGTGCATttgtaaactaaattaaattatactcTTTTTAAAGGTAATTGTATCTCTTAATATACTCTTTCCTAAACAAGTTacatattattcttattttttctattaaatttattttttaaaattaatcattgatatatttttatactcttaaatattttaatagatatttttaagGTTAATTGTTTTGGAATTAAtaatgcatatatttttttatcattaagtgAATTTTAACTGTATAATTCAAACAGAtaactaaaactaattaaaacaatatttatcaTTCATGTATAATTGTATGGTCAAGATTAACTCCTTTCACTTCTAACACTCACTAGTTATgtctttcatatatatatatatatatatatataaatattttttatacaaattaaattttattaatttaattgttaaatcatttgatttttaatcaACAATCATGTACATCAAATGATATACAGATCAAACTTTGCAAGGCATAATTATGCGCCCATAGAATGTTCTATATTCacatagaagaagaaacatCTTTTAACACTTCTAGATCTGTCTATACTAAAGGTGTCAGCTATataaaatgacaataatttgaaaaaaaaaacttatattgcTATATATAGAAGCATATATACTttgtattattactattttaaaaaattttatatatgtaatgcGATCGATGAGTGTATTAACGTCAATGAGTAGTCAATACGTGTCAAATGTGATTCTTTTGCAATAGGGAATAAAAATTAGCGTTGGTTTGCTTACATGATCATTTCTGCTTCAAGATTAGAAGTATTTTGCCAATTAAGGGGGAGTTTTAAACGAGTTTACATGGGcttaatttacataaaaatatcaaaatgatttatgggtttttataattttaatttattataataaactcctt of the Glycine max cultivar Williams 82 chromosome 13, Glycine_max_v4.0, whole genome shotgun sequence genome contains:
- the GA2OX7 gene encoding gibberellin 2-beta-dioxygenase 1, whose amino-acid sequence is MVLLSKATTEQYSYIKNYMPTAFSSTIPIVDLSKPDAKTLIVKACEEFGFFKVINHGVPIEAISQLESEAFKFFSMPLNEKEKAGPPKPFGYGSKKIGHNGDVGWVEYLLLNTNQEHNFSFYGKNAEKFRCLLNSYMSSVRKMACEILELMAEGLKIQQKNVFSKLLMDKQSDSVFRVNHYPACPELAVNGQNLIGFGEHTDPQIISLLRSNNTSGLQIFLRDGNWISVPPDHKSFFINVGDSLQVMTNGRFRSVRHRVLANGFKSRLSMIYFGGPPLSEKIAPLPSLMKGKESLYKEFTWFEYKNSTYGSRLADNRLGHFERIVA